The following proteins are co-located in the Microplitis demolitor isolate Queensland-Clemson2020A chromosome 3, iyMicDemo2.1a, whole genome shotgun sequence genome:
- the LOC103577509 gene encoding microfibrillar-associated protein 1 produces the protein MMMDYFVTNSALAAAPMGIQSTAGAVPVKNDKGEVSMKKVKVHRYVSGKRPDYAPAASSDEESEDDDFLEKCAKPIDTEVSNTAADNKLPSSKAHDEQDPRLRRLTRLVREPDEEPETIIERRRHIHEPEIIETEIKNAREKIKLESSDSSDDEELSDTEIERRREALKLRVLSKKDTEEEIIKDEEEKSDSSSAESSEYEEYTDSEEECGPRLKPVFVMKKDRITTAEQEKEAFKQQQMEIESKKMADERKRQTLRMVEEAIRKETQGGKMIDSKESKLEDVCTDDENDEVEYEAWKLRELKRIKRDREEREAIERERLEIERIRNLTEEERRQEAKLNPKVITNKAAKGKYKFLQKYYHRGAFYLDRDEGILKRDFSGATLEDHFDKTILPKVMQVKNFGRSGRTKYTHLVDQDTTQFDSPWISETAQNLKFHNNQSAGMKQMFEKPSLKKRKDDN, from the coding sequence atgatgatGGATTATTTTGTAACGAATAGTGCCCTGGCAGCGGCACCGATGGGCATTCAGAGTACAGCGGGTGCTGTGCccgtaaaaaatgataaaggtGAAGTGTcgatgaaaaaagtaaaagtacaCAGATATGTTTCTGGTAAACGACCTGACTACGCACCAGCTGCAAGCTCCGACGAAGAGTCTGAAGATGAcgattttttggaaaaatgtGCCAAGCCAATTGACACTGAAGTAAGTAACACTGCTGCTGATAACAAATTACCATCCTCAAAAGCACACGATGAACAAGACCCACGTTTAAGACGACTGACTCGTCTTGTTCGCGAACCAGATGAAGAACCAGAAACAATTATTGAACGACGTCGGCATATTCACGAGCCAGAAATAATTGAaacggaaataaaaaatgcccgtgaaaaaataaaattagagagTTCTGATTCTTCAGATGATGAAGAATTGTCTGATACTGAGATAGAGCGACGTCGTGAAGCACTGAAATTACGGGTGCTGTCTAAAAAGGATACTGAAgaggaaataataaaagacgAAGAAGAAAAATCAGATTCAAGTTCTGCTGAAAGTTCGGAGTATGAAGAATACACGGATTCCGAGGAGGAATGTGGACCTAGATTGAAGCCCGTATTTGTTATGAAGAAAGACAGAATTACTACGGCGGAACAAGAAAAAGAGGCATTCAAACAGCAGCAAATGGAGAtcgagagtaaaaaaatggCTGATGAAAGAAAACGACAGACTTTGAGAATGGTTGAAGAAGCTATTCGTAAAGAAACCCAGGGAGGTAAAATGATAGACAGTAAGGAGAGTAAGTTGGAGGATGTCTGTACAGACGATGAAAATGATGAAGTTGAATATGAAGCTTGGAAGTTGAGAGAGCTGAAGAGAATAAAACGAGATCGTGAAGAACGTGAAGCTATTGAGAGAGAACGACTTGAAATCGAGAGAATCAGAAATTTGACTGAAGAAGAACGCCGGCAGGAAGCTAAACTTAATCCGAAAGTTATCACCAATAAAGCTGCAAAAGGaaagtacaaatttttacagaaatacTATCATCGCGGTGCATTTTATCTTGACAGAGATGAAGGCATATTGAAACGTGACTTCTCTGGTGCGACTCTTGAAGATCACTTTGACAAAACTATCTTACCAAAGGTCATGCAAGTCAAGAACTTTGGAAGAAGCGGTAGAACCAAGTACACTCACTTAGTAGATCAAGATACGACACAATTTGACTCCCCTTGGATATCTGAGACCGCTCAGAACCTCAAGTTCCACAACAATCAATCTGCTGGTATGAAGCAAATGTTTGAAAAACCCTCGCTCAAAAAACGAAAAGATGACAACTAA